From Candoia aspera isolate rCanAsp1 chromosome 4, rCanAsp1.hap2, whole genome shotgun sequence, a single genomic window includes:
- the LOC134496796 gene encoding olfactory receptor 10AG1-like, with product MKNDNQTCLIEIVLLGFSDFKTMRELLFCLVLIFYFMALMGNSLILILTIVSRTLHTPMYFFLWNLSFLEIGYTSTISPKMLVNLLSENKTISFWGCGSQLCFFLLFSVTECCLLCVMAYDRYVAICKPLQYPYIMNYRECAKLAAISWAFGIFVGLGQSISIFTLSFCGLNRISHFFCDVMPVLRLTSTNTYKNEVANATLTVVFVLIPLLLIFFSYILIISSILRMLVAKNRCKAFSTCSSHLTVVFLYYGTIIITYIQPNTAYSMDNSRFLALLYTVVTPSLNPIVYSLRNKEIRAAFKKSVARKSVFFM from the coding sequence ATGAAAAATGACAACCAGACCTGCTTGATCGAGATTGTCCTGTTGGGTTTCTCAGATTTCAAGACTATGCGAGAACTTCTCTTCTGCCTGGTTCTAATATTCTACTTCATGGCCTTGATGGGCAACAGCCTGATTTTGATCCTCACTATTGTCAGTCGGACCCTTCACaccccaatgtacttcttcctctggAACTTGTCCTTTTTGGAAATTGGTTACACCTCAACCATCAGCCCAAAGATGCTTGTGAACTTACTATCAGAGAACAAGACTATATCCTTTTGGGGTTGTGGAAGTCAATtgtgtttcttccttctttttagtGTCACTGAATGCTGTCtcctttgtgtcatggcatatgaccgctatgttgccatttgcaaacccTTGCAATATCCCTATATCATGAACTACAGGGAATGTGCTAAACTTGCTGCTATCTCCTGGGCCTTTGGTATTTTCGTGGGTTTGGGGCAATCTATTTCAATCTTCAccctttccttctgtgggttGAATAGAATcagccatttcttctgtgatgttATGCCTGTTCTGAGACTGACTTCCACCAATACCTACAAAAATGAAGTGGCCAATGCCACTCTAACAGTGGTATTTGTCCTGATACCCCTTTTGCTCATCTTCTTTTCCTACATCCTCATCATCTCCTCTATTCTCAGGATGCTGGTGGCCAAGAACAGATGCAAAGCATTTTCCACCTGTTCCTCACATCTCACTGTGGTCTTCCTTTACTACGGAACCATCATTATTACCTACATTCAACCCAACACAGCATATTCCATGGACAATAGCAGATTCCTTGCCCTGCTCTACACAGTAGTGACCCCAAGCTTGAACCCCATTGTTTACAGCTTGAGGAATAAAGAGATAAGAGCTGCTTTTAAGAAATCAGTAGCAAGGAAATCAGTCTTCTTTATGTAG